From Nitrospira sp.:
GAGTATCGACACGTTGAAGGCGCAAGGATTCAACCCGAACTGCATTATGCTGCTGCCGAATCATTTCCGGCAGGCCGACTTGCGCGCAAGCCTCGTTGCAAAGTGAACGGGTGTGAGGGCTCCACGCAGGCACACGTGACGGCGAAGGCGGATGTTCAGTGCGAAATTGGAGGAAACTCCAACATTCTGGCGCCCGGCTACGCCCGCTTCCCTTCTTGACTCCCATTTTCACCGGCTCCTATAATTCGGCGGTTCACACGCGGCAACCAGCTGATTTGGCGTAGAGAATGGCCGAGTTTACGCATTTCAACGAGTCGGGGCGGGCACGGATGGTCGATGTCGGGGCGAAGGCCTCCACCGAGCGTCTCGCGACGGCGCAAGCCACGGTATTCCTTCAGCCCGAGACCCTTGAAAAGATTCAGCAGGGGAAGATTGCCAAGGGGGATGTGCTGGCCGTTGCCCAGGTCGCCGGGGTGATGGGGGCGAAGAAGACCCCGGATTTGATCCCCATGTGCCATCCCATCCTTCTGACCAGCGTCGATATTTCTTTTACCGAAACCGCTGAACCCGACCAGGAAGGGCGTTGCGCGATCACGATCACCGCCACGGCCAAGACCACCGGTCCGACCGGCGTGGAAATGGAAGCCATGACCGCCGCGTCGGTGGCCGCGTTGACGATCTACGATA
This genomic window contains:
- the moaC gene encoding cyclic pyranopterin monophosphate synthase MoaC, which gives rise to MAEFTHFNESGRARMVDVGAKASTERLATAQATVFLQPETLEKIQQGKIAKGDVLAVAQVAGVMGAKKTPDLIPMCHPILLTSVDISFTETAEPDQEGRCAITITATAKTTGPTGVEMEAMTAASVAALTIYDMCKAVDRGMSFGDICLLTKSGGKSGLYTRKVG